The Coffea eugenioides isolate CCC68of chromosome 8, Ceug_1.0, whole genome shotgun sequence genome has a segment encoding these proteins:
- the LOC113780054 gene encoding uncharacterized protein LOC113780054 produces the protein MFFPEAYDTIVFVELPDPKESSYLYLLVIKHMLHGPCGVLNSNNPCMRQNGKCRNNYPKDFSAYTKHAKNSFPVYRRHNDGRNVVIRNHTLDNRWIVSYNAYLLAKFDCHIYVEICSAIEAVKYIYKYIYKGHDKVMYQITSQQTENTIDEIHNFQSARWICAPESMWRICDLTNIHPSVMTIDLHWENYQSISFTQNQTLEDLLANERNSRTMLTEFFSMNRTNKRAQDLNCLYKEFLRYFTWDEGDLIWIDKKCGEVIGRVNTAHSIEGERYYRRMLLMHVRKPTSFDDLKSVDDYRASSYKEVVEVRGLLQVDNGFDECLSEALVYNMPSSLKQIMGKDINDYSLINISYHLLCSDSSTKEIEVEYQIPVSDDDLASISMLNKAQKFTFDKIMEKLNRNIPAAFFIDGPGGTGKSFLY, from the exons ATGTTTTTCCCTGAAGCATATGATACAATTGTTTTTGTAGAGCTACCAGATCCAAAAGAGTCATCTTATCTATATTTATTGGTGATAAAACATATGCTACATGGACCATGTGGTGTACTAAATTCCAATAATCCATGTATGCGTCAGAATGGCAAGTGCAGAAATAACTATCCAAAAGATTTTTCTGCATACACTAAACATGCAAAAAACTCTTTTCCTGTTTATAGAAGGCACAATGATGGAAGAAATGTTGTTATCAGAAATCACACGCTTGATAATCGATGGATTGTCTCATATAATGCATATCTACTTGCAAAATTTGACTGCCACATCTATGTAGAAATATGCTCTGCTATTGAAGCAGTGAAATATATTTACAAGTACATCTACAAAGGGCACGACAAGGTTATGTATCAGATCACTTCTCAACAGACAGAAAATACCATTGATGAGATTCACAATTTTCAATCTGCTAGATGGATCTGTGCTCCTGAATCCATGTGGAGAATATGTGATTTAACCAACATTCATCCATCAGTAATGACAATAGACTTACATTGGGAGAATTATCAGTCTATATCATTTACTCAGAATCAAACACTGGAGGATCTCCTTGCTAATGAGAGAAATTCAAGAACAATGTTAACAGAATTCTTTTCTATGAATCGAACAAATAAAAGAGCACAGGATCTCAATTGTCTCTACAAAGAATTTCTCCGATACTTCACTTGGGATGAAGGTGATCTAATATGGATCGACAAAAAATGCGGAGAAGTTATTGGCCGTGTTAACACAGCACACTCCATTGAAGGAGAAAGATACTACCGGAGAATGTTACTTATGCATGTAAGAAAACCAACCTCCTTTGATGATTTAAAATCTGTTGATGATTATAGAGCATCTTCATACAAAGAAGTAGTAGAAGTTCGTGGACTGCTCCAAGTAGACAATGGTTTTGATGAATGTTTGTCTGAGGCACTTGTGTACAACATGCCAAGTTCCCTCAAACAA ATTATGGGAAAAGATATAAATGACTACAGTCTGATAAATATTTCGTATCATCTGTTGTGCTCAGATAGCTCCACCAAAGAAATTGAAGTTGAGTACCAAATACCTGTTTCTGACGACGATTTGGCTTCAATTTCAATGCTGAACAAAGCCCAAAAGTTTACATTTGACAAAATAATGGAAAAGCTCAATAGAAACATCCCTGCTGCCTTCTTTATTGATGGTCCTGGTGGAACTGGCAAATCATTTTTATATTAA